One Brachyspira hampsonii genomic window, GAAAGATATCCTATAGCCAAATCGTCCATATTATATCTTCCTCTTGTTGGGTTAATCAAATATGCAGCTACCATAGTATCAAAATACATATTTCCAAAACTTTTATTGATAGCCCTCATCATTTTGTATTCATATTTAAGATTATGCCCTATAACTTTTATATCTTCTTTGGCTAAAGTTTCAAATACCATATTTAAGCATTTATCTTTATCTATATTTGTTCTTCCGCTTAAATCTAAATAAAATGCTTCATTAGACCTTATTGCAAAAGATATTCCTATTATAGTATCTTTAAATACATCAAGACCTGTAGTTTCAAAATCTACACATACTAATTTTTTACTATTAATATCATTTAATAAATTTTTAAGTTCTGTTTCATTTTCTATTAAATAATAGCTTGCTTTATTATCTTTGGCACTGAGTATTGGGCTTTCTTCTTTTTCTTCTTTTTTATCTTCTTTATTTTCTCTTTCTTTAGATGATGCATCATTATTTTTTGATATTTTAACCTTTTCTTCTTTTTTGCTGATTACTCCATATATATAAGAATTAATTTTATCTCTTATTTGTCTTAATTCTAGTTCATCTAATATTTTATTAACTTCTTCAATATTTATTTTATTTTTTGCTATCTCATTATAATCCAAATTAAAATCTTTTATATTTTTTTCTATGGTAGCAAGTTTATAACTCATATATGCCATGTCTTTTGATTCTATTAATTTTTCCTGCACTTTTCCTTTAATAGAATCAATATTTTCATATATACCGTCCAAACTTTTATACTCTTCAAGAAGTTTTAAAGCGGTTTTCTCCCCTACTCCCTTAACTCCCGGTATATTATCAGAAGCGTCCCCCATTAAAGCAAGTAAATCTATTATCTGATTAGGATAAACTCCCCTCTTTTCCTTAACAGTCTCTTCATCATACTCCATAAGCTCATTATCTTTATTGCTAGCCACCACTCTAACATCGTCGCATACAAGCTGAAGTATGTCTTTATCTGGAGAGTAAATAATAGTTTTTATATTCTCTTTTTTATTTTTTTCAGCAATAGTTCCTACAATATCATCAGCCTCATAATTATCAAGCACTATTCTTGATATTCCTAAAGCATCTATCAAATTATAAAGTATAGGTATCTGACTTCTCAAATCATCAGGCATACTTTCTCTGTTTTCTTTATACTCTTTATATATTTCATTTCTAAATGTTTTTCTTGAGCTGTCCAAAGCTATAGCCGTATATTCTGCAGGATATGTATTAATAAGCGAGAAGTAAGTTCTCATAAAACCGTTAATAGATGAAACATTCTGCCCCTTAGAGTTTAAAAGAGGTCTTTTCAAAAAAATAAAATGGTATCTGTAAAGTATACCAAAAGCGTCAATAATAAGAAATGTCTTTTTCATAATATTTCCATAATTGTTTTTTAATAGATTACATAACTTAATTATTATCGTAATTTTGCAGAAACATTTACAAAATATTCTCTGCTTGATATAGGATAACCCTTAATTGTTTCATATTTAACATCTAATACATTTTTAACTCCAAATTTTAAAGATGTATATTTCTTAAATACAAATGAACTTATAATATCAAAAGTAGTATATGATTTATCAACTTCAGATTTTGTTGTATTATTATATTGATCTCCTATATATTGTACATTAAAAAGTATGCTTGATTCAAAATCACTATTTTGACTATATATATATTCTAATGAAGTATTGAATTGATGTCTCGGAAGTCCGGGTAAATCATTATTATTCACACTTACATTATATAAATTTTTACCAACCAAATATGAATAATTCCCCTTTATTCTTATAGTTGAACTAATATCCTTTATTGGTATGTTAAATATTATACTAGTTTTACTTCCTTGCGTTGTTATATATTGATTATTATTTGTAAGTAAATCTTTTTTAGAACTTATAAAATACAGAGCTTCCAGAGTAACTATATCATGAGGCTTTAATGATATCCCTATATTTCCTCCCTGATAAATATTCTGATTTTTTATATTATTAGTATAACCTTTATTAAGCATTGCAATATCTGTCTGCATATTAACAAAATACTTTCCTGTTAAACTTATTTGTTTTACCGGATTTAATTTGAAATTTACATCTCCGTTTATATATGATCTGAAATCAGCAGTTTTACTTTTCTTTCCGCTGAATCCTCTTTCCTCTCCTGAAGTATCTAAATTAAATTTCAATGAACTGTTATTTTGATTCTTTAAATTATATTCAAGTACATTCATCTTACCAGAAGATTTACTTTCATTAGTCTGTGTTTTCACATATTTAATAGTTTTATCTGATTCAAGCTGAACATCTTTTAATAAATTCACATACAAAAGCTCTTCATATTCAGAATATTTTTTACTTAAAATATTATATACAATACTCCCGATTGATCCGTAATAATCTATATAAATTGAATCTATATCATCTTTATTATATAAAAATAAATATACTCTTTTTTCCTCATTATTAAGAACTTTCCCATTCAATATAAATGTAGACTGAGAGTATACTGTTTTATTTTTTATATCTATACCTGAATATTCTTTTATTAATTCTGCTGTATTTTTTGCTTTAGAAGATTTTATTTGATTTTTGCTTATATTGATTGATCTGTCTAAAAGAAATCCTTTTTCTTTATGAGATGCTTGAATCTCATTTGTTTCATCTTGCATTATTTTATCATCAAATGTATTTTCATCTTCTGCATAAATATGAAAAGACAGAAACATATATAGCAATATAAATAAAAATACAGGCATATTTTTAATTCCTATCTTATTTTTTTATATAGTTACAAAATATATAGAATTAAACCAATAAAATAGAAATTTGAAAAATTAACATTTATAAAAGAAATTTACATACTATAATTATTTAAGAATATTTTTTATAATAGTGAATGTTTTGTAAAATTTACTATCATAATTATATGTAAAAGGCTCTTCATTTGGGAATAGTAATATGAATCTGATGATATAAACTATTATAAAAATTAGTAATATATTTATTATAATATAATTATTATAATAAATATAATTTGCAATTTTGAATCTTTTTCTAAAAATTACTGCAAAGAAAATAATACTTGGAAATATGAATAGCGGATGATAATAAAAAGCCTTTTTAAAATCTAATTTCAAAATTTCTATATGTGCTCTTGTCATTCCGCATCCGGGACATGGAAATCCTGTAACATTTCTAATCATGCATAATTCATCTATAGGAATAGAATATATATTAGAAGATTTATTACTATCAGAATTTATAAAAAATGCTGTAAAAAATATTAATATAAGTTTTAAAATTTTTATCATAATATTAAATTATTATGCTTATAAATCAAAACTATATTATACATATTTTTCCATTTGATTATATATGATATCAGCAAGACCAAAAGTTTTTGTTTTTGAGAATTCTTTAGCATACTCATCATAAAGCATGTCTTCAAATATCTGTTCTGCCATACCACCATCTATTAAACCGCTTTTATCTACAGTTTTTCTCATCTCTTTAAGCATTTGATTAATCATCAAAGCTTCAAAATCTTCAGATACTTGTCTTAGACGCTTTTTTTCAAAATCTTTATTATATTTAGATACTGCCTCATTAACATTTTCTGTATTTGTATCCTCTATAGAGAATTTAGCATTTCCATATTGTTTTTTAGCATTTTCTAATTTAGTCAAATTGGCATTGCCCATACTTAAATTATATTTATCGCTTATATTCATAATATACATTTCCTATAATAAAATTATATCATTAACTATATCGGAAATGATTAAAAATATATTAGCAATAAAAAAGTCTGAACCATTAAAGATTCAGACTTTATATTTTATAATAATTACCAAGTTACTATATACTCAGTATAAATATAACCTTTACTTATAGACTTAGTCATTCTTACCTTAGAACCATTAGGATATTTAAACCTAAATATATTCTTTATTATCTCATCAAAATAAGTTTCTATCATAGAATCATAATTAGGGAAATAATGAAGATGGTAAATAATGCGTTTCTTTTCTGCTTTAACTACTTCTATATAAATATTTTTAAACATTTTCTTAGAGAAATTAACAAACACATCAGCCAAAGAATTCTTTTTAGCAATCTTTATGAATAATTTTTTCATAAAACTAAACTTTTTAAAATCATATCTAGCTTTTTCTCTTATACCTTCTCTAGCCCCATCATAAAACTCATCCATTATTGAGGTCATAGGTATGAAACAAGATGTAGATAAAGGATATTTCTTTCTAAATTTAGTCTTTTGAGCGTCTTTGAATATTTCTTTGCATTCATCAGGCATTTGCTCTAAAAGATGGCTGAATTTTTCTTTTCCGAAAGTAGTTACTACAAATTTATAAATACTTTTAACAAAAGCCTGTCTGCTGTATGCTCTGTCTCCTTCATTAATAATTTTGATTTTTTCTTTAATAACATCTTCAAAATCTTTTATAACATAATTGGACATTTCTTTTTCTAACATATCCATAGAATCGCTTGCAACATTAGAAAGCTGTTCTATTTCTTTTATAAGTCCGAATACATTTCCTATATGATTTCCCATATCCTGTGTTTTAGAAACTATGTCATCGCTATTTTCAGATACAAGTTTCATAGCCTCATCATTTTTCTTAGAGAAATCAGAAAGATTTACTAAATCATCTTTAGCTACAGATATTCTGCCATGCAAATTAGTATATTGTTCTTTAATATCTTTTACAGCATCATGCAAACTTTCTATTGATACGCTTATTTCTTTTGTAGAATCGCATTTTTCATCTGCTACTTTTTTTACTTTAGTCATAGTATTAACAAAATTTTGAAGTTTAACTAGCATATCTTCTGTAGTTATTATTCTTTCTGTCATACTTGACATAATTTGGTTCATTTCTTTTTCTATATCTCTTAATATTTTCCAAGCTTTTTCAGACTGTAAATTTGTTGTAGTTGCTAATTTCCTAATCTCTTCAGCAACAACCGCGAAACCTTTACCTTGCTCGCCTGCATGTGCTGCCTCAATAGCAGCATTCATCGCTAACATATTTGTCTGCTGAGATATATCGATAGTTGAGTTTACAAAATCTGTAATACCTCTTATAGAAGTTATTAATGATTTTGTAATATTTTCTGTTTTTACTATTTTTTCTTTGCTTTCCTCTGCTAAAGATACAACATGTTCTGATTCTTCTTTAGCCTTACCAACAGAAACAGATACTTCCTGCATATCTTTCTGCATAGTCATAGTTAATGAATTGATTTGATTTATACTCACAGACTGATCATCAATTTTACTTTGAAGATTATTGGTCATATCATCAATAGAAATTAATTCAGCCAAACTTGAAGCTATAATTTTATATATTTCTAAATTACTTGTTTCTACATGTTTAAATTCCGTTTGCTGAGATGATATATTATCTATTATCATACTTACAGACTCGGTCATAGAACCAGCAGCTTCAGATATATCCGCCATCTTAACTTTTAAAGCATTGCTTTGTTCTTTTGATACTTTAAGAGTTTTTGATACACTCGAAAATACATGCTGAACCATATCAAAAAATATTCTTATCCAAGTACTCAAATCTCCAAGTGAGTCCCTAGAATTAATCTTACTGACATTAACAAATATATTATTATCAAATACTCCAGATTCTAATTCCTGAGATATTCTATCCAAAGGCTTTAATGATATAGGAATAGTAATATTCAAAACTACTATTATAACTATAATAGCAACTATTAATATAAAGAATATTGTATTATTAGTTGTAACTAACACATTATAGAAAAAGCTCGTAGGAACATACATAAATATATTATAAAAACCATTATCAAACTGTTTAAATAATAAAGTATAGCTATTATCTCCTACTTTATAATTTTCTATTATCCTAGTGTTAGTATAAAATGTTGTATTATCTATTAAATTGTTGATCCATTCTATATCTTTCAAATCGCTTAATATATAGTTAGGATTATCATGATAAACTATTTTCCTATCTCTGGAATCAAATATAACAGTATTAAAAGGTCCTGTCTTTACTATATTTGTAAACATCTCATGAACTATTTCCAAAGAAACATCCGACAAAGAAACGCCTATAAGATTATTATTAATACTAGAGTATATAGGAGAAGAAAAAGAAATAACTTTTTGAGGCTTATCAATATTCTTTAAATATGGAGAAGAATAATAAATAGTTCTAGGTCTTTTAGCTTCTCTGTTCCAAGTTTCAGGAATGGCTAGATAGTAAAATTCTTCCTTATTATAATTATCTACAGCACTTTCTATTTTGGGTTGCATATTGCCTGTATTTCCAACATCATACAAATACAAAGAATAAAGACCTCTCATATAAGGATTATTAGCTATGATATTGGGTTCAAAATATATACCATTTGCTATAACATGATGCAAACCTAATTGCGATTTATGGAATCTATATATTACCGATCTTAAATTAGTAGCAACATCAGTAACAGTTCCTGTAGAGTATAAATCATAAGATACAGTTGCTATATCCGCCAAAGAAACAGTACCTACTGTAGTTGAATTGAATATATTATCAAAAGTAGAAGATACATCATAAAAATAGTTCTGTGAAATATTCATTGCAGAATTATATAATGCCTCTCTATTTGTTTTAGTGTTTATAAAAATTGTTGGCGATAATGCTAAAATTACAACTATAATAACTAATAAAAGTACCTTATTTTTTAGACTCATAGAAAAAACCTTATTTTAAATAAAAAAAATTATTACTTAAATTATCGGATATTTTTAAGTTATTATTAAGAATGATATATATTATTTTTTTATAAACTTTCTCGATAATCTGCCTTTAAACATATTAATAAAAGAAACAAAATCATCATTTCTTAATACAATATTTATTATAGAATAAAATACTACTCCTAATAATATTACAGCAAATACTTTTAATATAAAAAATATCCTAGAATCAGCATTCCCAGATAATAAATAATATTTCATTCCATAGACAGAAGCCGCCATAAACAAACTAGCAGCCAATGTCTTTAAAACCTCAAATTTTTTATTTATTATCGATTTCACTGCCATTCTCTTTATAAGCAATATATATAGTATACAAAAAGATACAATATTTGCAACAACACTTGATATAGATATTCCTATAATATCGAATTTAAATATATAAACGCATAAATAATTACTAAAAGCGTTAATAATAAATGTAAAAAATGCTACATATACAGGAGTTTTCATATCTTTCATAGCATAAAATGACTGTACAAGTATTCTATAGCTTGCCACAAAAAATAATGATATAGATAAATACCTTAAAGCACTTGATACTAAATATGTAGATTTTGAAGAAAAAGCTCCATACTCAAATATCATTCTCACAATTTCTCTGCCCAATACCAAAAATCCGAAAGTTGCAGGAATAGTAACTAAAGCAACCAGCCTCAAAGAATACCCTAAATTCTCAACAGCTTCATCTTTTTTATTATCAGCTATTAATTTACTTAAAGTAGGCAGCATAACAGTTGCAACACTTACAGCAAAAACCCCCAAAACAAATTCATGTATTCTAGTAGCAAAAGTAACAGCTGAAACCCTACCCTCTCCAATAGCACCTGAAAATGCCGTAGAAACAAGCAAATTTATCTGATATATACTAGCACCAAAAATACCGGGAGCAAATAATTTTATCATCTTTAAAACATAATGTTCTTTAAAATGAAAATAAGGCTTGAAACTAAAACCCTGTTTATATACAAAAGGCATTTGATAGGCAAATTGAACAAATCCTCCGAGTAATACTGCAAAGGCAAATACATAAGCCATATTATTAAAAAAATTAGGCAAAAAGAATTTAAAGAATAAAGCCATAGATATAATTACAGTATTTAAAAGTATAGGGCTAGCCGCTGATATGGAATAATAGCCTCTTATATTAAGTACGCCCTGCATTAAAGCTGCTAAAGATATAAAAAAAAGATAAGGAAACATTATTCTTGATAAATCTGATGCCAGATTGAGTGCTTCTATATTATTGTCTGCTGATTTATAAAGTATTCTAACAAGCAAAGGTGATATCATTATTCCAATACATACAACTACTATAAGTATTAATCCCAATAATGTAAAAACTGCCCTAAAAAATTTCTTTGATTCTTCAATACCTTTTTCTTTTTCAAGTTCAGTAAATACAGGTATAAAGCTTGCAACCATATTACCTTCAGCAAATAATCGCCTCAATAGATTCGGAAGTATAAATCCTATGGCAAAAGCATCTGCTATGAATGTGGTGCCAAGCAAAGCCGCCTGTATCTGATCTCTTACAAGCCCGAATACTCTGCTTACTGTTGTTACCAATGACATTTTCAATGATGATTTGGCTATCTTTTCTTTGCTTACTGTTTTATTCTCTGACATATTGCCTCTATTATATTATTAAATTACAACTCAAATAATAATTTTATTAATTTCATATAAAAATCTTTTTAATTATAACAGTATATAAACCATATTATAAAAGTATATTATAATATTTTATTCTATTAGAGTTATAAATATGTTAGATTCTATTGCTTTTATTTTAGAATTAAAAAAATCTTGTGTGTTCCTAGTTACTATACAATCTAAACCATATTCTTTTCATCTCTATATTCTTATAATTCTTTTTATAATCAAAATTTTCAGGTAATCTGCCTTGATATTTCTTTAAATTTTATAAAGCCTGTTTTTTATCATTTATTATTTTTTCATTTGAATCATTATTTATAAAATTTATTACTGATAAAAGTTTATCTTCTGGTAATTCTTTAATTAAATTTAATGTTTTTTCTCTTAAACTCTGTCAC contains:
- the murJ gene encoding murein biosynthesis integral membrane protein MurJ gives rise to the protein MSENKTVSKEKIAKSSLKMSLVTTVSRVFGLVRDQIQAALLGTTFIADAFAIGFILPNLLRRLFAEGNMVASFIPVFTELEKEKGIEESKKFFRAVFTLLGLILIVVVCIGIMISPLLVRILYKSADNNIEALNLASDLSRIMFPYLFFISLAALMQGVLNIRGYYSISAASPILLNTVIISMALFFKFFLPNFFNNMAYVFAFAVLLGGFVQFAYQMPFVYKQGFSFKPYFHFKEHYVLKMIKLFAPGIFGASIYQINLLVSTAFSGAIGEGRVSAVTFATRIHEFVLGVFAVSVATVMLPTLSKLIADNKKDEAVENLGYSLRLVALVTIPATFGFLVLGREIVRMIFEYGAFSSKSTYLVSSALRYLSISLFFVASYRILVQSFYAMKDMKTPVYVAFFTFIINAFSNYLCVYIFKFDIIGISISSVVANIVSFCILYILLIKRMAVKSIINKKFEVLKTLAASLFMAASVYGMKYYLLSGNADSRIFFILKVFAVILLGVVFYSIINIVLRNDDFVSFINMFKGRLSRKFIKK
- the polA gene encoding DNA polymerase I, with amino-acid sequence MKKTFLIIDAFGILYRYHFIFLKRPLLNSKGQNVSSINGFMRTYFSLINTYPAEYTAIALDSSRKTFRNEIYKEYKENRESMPDDLRSQIPILYNLIDALGISRIVLDNYEADDIVGTIAEKNKKENIKTIIYSPDKDILQLVCDDVRVVASNKDNELMEYDEETVKEKRGVYPNQIIDLLALMGDASDNIPGVKGVGEKTALKLLEEYKSLDGIYENIDSIKGKVQEKLIESKDMAYMSYKLATIEKNIKDFNLDYNEIAKNKINIEEVNKILDELELRQIRDKINSYIYGVISKKEEKVKISKNNDASSKERENKEDKKEEKEESPILSAKDNKASYYLIENETELKNLLNDINSKKLVCVDFETTGLDVFKDTIIGISFAIRSNEAFYLDLSGRTNIDKDKCLNMVFETLAKEDIKVIGHNLKYEYKMMRAINKSFGNMYFDTMVAAYLINPTRGRYNMDDLAIGYLSYNTIKYSDITDNAKKTLLDVPLKDVVEYACEDADITFRFYECFAPLLKTHNLEELFFNIEMPLVSVLADMEFDGVYISSEKMKSLSDEYSSLLEKTKKKIYEEAGEEFNIQSPKQLEYILFDKMGIPPTKKTKTGFSTDEEVLTELSQKYKIAEYMLTYRKYAKLKNTYLDVFPTLINEKTGRIHASFNQTVTATGRLSSSEPNLQNIPVRGEEGREIRNTFIAEKGNLLIAADYSQIELRLLAHFSNDPALVEAFKNNDDIHRKTAMKIYSVSKDHVTASMRNIAKIINFSIIYGKTAFGLSKELGIKRKEADDFIKGYFSTYSRVKPFCEEVVEEVRNKGYVRTMCGRIRDLSKTINSSNSMARNEAERMALNTLIQGSAADMIKVAMVAIHKEFKNHLKTAKIVMQVHDELVVEVSEKEADKAMTIMKEIMEHSVKTNVPITVDIHKGMSWGEVH
- a CDS encoding rod-binding protein, producing MNISDKYNLSMGNANLTKLENAKKQYGNAKFSIEDTNTENVNEAVSKYNKDFEKKRLRQVSEDFEALMINQMLKEMRKTVDKSGLIDGGMAEQIFEDMLYDEYAKEFSKTKTFGLADIIYNQMEKYV
- a CDS encoding TonB-dependent receptor domain-containing protein, yielding MPVFLFILLYMFLSFHIYAEDENTFDDKIMQDETNEIQASHKEKGFLLDRSINISKNQIKSSKAKNTAELIKEYSGIDIKNKTVYSQSTFILNGKVLNNEEKRVYLFLYNKDDIDSIYIDYYGSIGSIVYNILSKKYSEYEELLYVNLLKDVQLESDKTIKYVKTQTNESKSSGKMNVLEYNLKNQNNSSLKFNLDTSGEERGFSGKKSKTADFRSYINGDVNFKLNPVKQISLTGKYFVNMQTDIAMLNKGYTNNIKNQNIYQGGNIGISLKPHDIVTLEALYFISSKKDLLTNNNQYITTQGSKTSIIFNIPIKDISSTIRIKGNYSYLVGKNLYNVSVNNNDLPGLPRHQFNTSLEYIYSQNSDFESSILFNVQYIGDQYNNTTKSEVDKSYTTFDIISSFVFKKYTSLKFGVKNVLDVKYETIKGYPISSREYFVNVSAKLR
- a CDS encoding DUF2752 domain-containing protein, with amino-acid sequence MIKILKLILIFFTAFFINSDSNKSSNIYSIPIDELCMIRNVTGFPCPGCGMTRAHIEILKLDFKKAFYYHPLFIFPSIIFFAVIFRKRFKIANYIYYNNYIIINILLIFIIVYIIRFILLFPNEEPFTYNYDSKFYKTFTIIKNILK
- a CDS encoding methyl-accepting chemotaxis protein, translated to MSLKNKVLLLVIIVVILALSPTIFINTKTNREALYNSAMNISQNYFYDVSSTFDNIFNSTTVGTVSLADIATVSYDLYSTGTVTDVATNLRSVIYRFHKSQLGLHHVIANGIYFEPNIIANNPYMRGLYSLYLYDVGNTGNMQPKIESAVDNYNKEEFYYLAIPETWNREAKRPRTIYYSSPYLKNIDKPQKVISFSSPIYSSINNNLIGVSLSDVSLEIVHEMFTNIVKTGPFNTVIFDSRDRKIVYHDNPNYILSDLKDIEWINNLIDNTTFYTNTRIIENYKVGDNSYTLLFKQFDNGFYNIFMYVPTSFFYNVLVTTNNTIFFILIVAIIVIIVVLNITIPISLKPLDRISQELESGVFDNNIFVNVSKINSRDSLGDLSTWIRIFFDMVQHVFSSVSKTLKVSKEQSNALKVKMADISEAAGSMTESVSMIIDNISSQQTEFKHVETSNLEIYKIIASSLAELISIDDMTNNLQSKIDDQSVSINQINSLTMTMQKDMQEVSVSVGKAKEESEHVVSLAEESKEKIVKTENITKSLITSIRGITDFVNSTIDISQQTNMLAMNAAIEAAHAGEQGKGFAVVAEEIRKLATTTNLQSEKAWKILRDIEKEMNQIMSSMTERIITTEDMLVKLQNFVNTMTKVKKVADEKCDSTKEISVSIESLHDAVKDIKEQYTNLHGRISVAKDDLVNLSDFSKKNDEAMKLVSENSDDIVSKTQDMGNHIGNVFGLIKEIEQLSNVASDSMDMLEKEMSNYVIKDFEDVIKEKIKIINEGDRAYSRQAFVKSIYKFVVTTFGKEKFSHLLEQMPDECKEIFKDAQKTKFRKKYPLSTSCFIPMTSIMDEFYDGAREGIREKARYDFKKFSFMKKLFIKIAKKNSLADVFVNFSKKMFKNIYIEVVKAEKKRIIYHLHYFPNYDSMIETYFDEIIKNIFRFKYPNGSKVRMTKSISKGYIYTEYIVTW